Below is a genomic region from Neomonachus schauinslandi chromosome 2, ASM220157v2, whole genome shotgun sequence.
tctggggtttttttgtgtgtgtgtgtgcttactatgtttatatataacatcttatgcatatagcagtcatTTAAATCattaagtttgaactcattctaaaagtactaaatttttacttctttttcctccccacattttagatatatagtgtcatactttacatcattttaCTTTGTGATTCCCTTTTTATAGGTATACTTAATTTTACCCCTGTGTGTCCTTTTCTTattcctgcttatggtctttcctttctgctcaaaGAATcccatttaacatttcttgtaaggcttgTTTAGTGCTGCTGAATTCctttatcttatatttttcttggaaactcttcatctcttcttGTATACTTAATGATAACCTTGATTGATGGAGTATTCTTGCTTCTAGGCtttttctttcaccactttgaatatatcatgtcactctattctggtctgcaaagtttctgctgaaaaatcagctgatagccttatggggtttcccttgtatgtaactgttttctcttgttgcttttggaattctttatcactactttttgctattttaattactgtatgtCTTGGTGTGCACCTCCCTGGGTTGATTTTTTTGGGGACTCTGTGTCTCCtgaatctggatttctgtttccttcctcagatttgggaagttttcagctattatttcttcaaataaattttctgcccccctccccccttctctccctcctccttctgagatccctataattcaaatgttattatgtttgatggtgtcactgagttcccttagtctattttcattttttattattattttttctttctcctgttcagcttgatttcCATTACCTTATTCTCCAGGTTGTTGATCGTTCAGCTTCCtgtagtctactatttattctctcatgtatttttaatttcacttattgaATTCTCATCTCTAAttggttcctttttatgttttctctttgttgagggtctcactgaggtcctccactcttttctcaagtccattgtttatatttatgaccattactttaaattctctatcaggcacattatgtccatttcatttagctctcttgctgtgattttgtcctgttatTTCATTTGGGAcctattcctctgtctcctcattttgtctaactctctgtgtctgtttgtgtgtgttaGTAAAGTCacctatgtctcctgctcttgaaagtagtggccatATGAAGAAGAGGCCCTATAGTGCCTGGCAGTGCAGTGACCCCTAGTCACTGGAACTtggtgcttcaggggtgtctcctctgtgtgctgtgtgtgtgcccTACTGTTATGACTAAGCTGAATTAGTCTTCAGTCCAATTGTCCACAGTagttctctttgcctgttgtgggcagtttGGTCCCTGTGGTATTGGTGGGCCACCTGGGCTGCCTTAGGCTTGAGTTGGGTCAGAGCAGGGTTTGTCAGAACTGGGGTCACACCAGTCTGCAGGGCACTCTCCCTGTGTTGtgccctgagaagcttttgttggttgGCAGGGACTGCAATCAGACCAAATGTCTGGGACCCAAAgttttgtgtgtggttttcttcctctccctgggcaggagtcactttggactGGTGCCAGCCCCTCTAGGTGTTGCTTGCACAATGCCATGCTTTAGATGGACTCTTGCTGATGGTAGGTTGGAAGAGTCAGGCTTACAAGACGGTGTGGGGCCAGCTGTGTGGTTTTAGCAAGGTGTGTCCTGGTCTGCTGTGGGAGGGATCTGTAGTTCTTTTGGAGAACTGGTGAGGCCCAGCtggagggggcaggctggggaagAGCACAGGGACTGGGTGTGCTGAGGTGAGTGAGGGAAATAGCACCTGTCAGCAGTTCTGTTCTTaaagtctcctaaagatccctgTCCCTCTAACACatactctgagattagtaaacaaatctttttCCCATATACCataggtgtttttcaaacttctgTTTCTATGCTATATCAGTGGGGCTGTTtgttatgctgtctctttaaggacAGGGATTCAGTTTCCTATcgccctccagctctcccagaggGGAGTCCACTATTTTTAAGCTTCTAATTGTTAAGCCCCACTGACTGTGAGAACTCAAAAAGTTAAGCCCCTCTGGTTTCAAAGCCAAACGTGGGGATTCATCTTCCTGTGTGGGTCCTCTGTGCCTGGGGTGGCTGATGTGaggtctgctcctctccctttctcacgCCTGTGGTGTTCCTCCCTCCCATGGACAGTCTTGCCAGTCAGTTTGATTTCTGACTATACATCAGCCCTTCCTACCTTTTTCAACGTGGCCTACTTCTCTACATTTAGGTAtagagagtctgttctgccagtctttgggttgtgttctgggttatttacatggatgtgggtgttatctaggtatatccatgggatgaggtaagcttaggatcctcctactccaccatcttactCAGAAGTCAgactctaaaatttttaaaatatattttcagaaattaaataacttaattaaaaaactaataataaaattccTGGCAAAgttctttatctgaaattttaCTCATCATTACACTTTGGATTTTACAGTAAAATCAAAAGTACTGTTCAGTAATGTATTTATGagaaatatttaattgaaaaacAATAGTTCTTAtcaggaaaatgttttattttattacaattcACAGTTACAGATCATAATGTTCTATCCTAATGAAGATGGTATAGTAACAAATGCATAAGAATAGTTGTTCTGATATTCAATTTACTTAAAATCAGTTATTATTCACCTGCATGTTCAGGACAACATGCTGAGCTCTAGAGATGCAAAGATTAAAAAGCTGCTTCTTCACCCTCAAAAGCCCATAGTttaaagaggaagacaaatacatgAGAAAACACATGCTATGTACAGAGAAGTGATGCATATTTCTTATCCATCTTTAGCCCACTGTCTTTCCTCCAGGCTTGAGACGTTcacttacatttacttttttccattttcactttatatgttacatatatatgtcaGCCTCTGTAAGTCAGTCAGTATGTGACATAAGTAAAAGCTTATACGCAAATACTCAGGGATTATGTATCAAGTGAAGAAACtccctttacttttatttttttatccagtaAGAAATTTGACTTTTTCCACTTGAATATTTGGTACATAAATTACACACATGATTATTTGAAGACTAAGCACTGTTTCAAATGCTTTATGTAATATAACTCATTTAAGGACAACCTTATGAACAGGTACTATTAtcactccattttacagacaaagacaCCAGCACACAGAGGGATTAAGTAATTTGCACATACTCATGCAGTTGGTAACAAGCAGAGAATCCTTGATTTGAACCTGTCTGCCCTTCTCTAGTATCTGTCATCCTAACTACCACACATACTGCCTTTGTGCCATGCTGGCCTTAACCACTGACCATGCTGATCCTTGTTCCATGTTGTGATTAGAAACTGAAACATAAAACATATCTATACTGAAATTCATATAGCTTTTTATGTTCTTCAGAGTACAAGTTCATCAAAGctggatttttcttattttatgaatttgtttGCTGAATTGAACTTGTGTTTAATCTGTGCATGGTATAATTCAAAGgccatttccccaccccaccccccaaacttCCTACCCAGAGGGAGGCAATGCATCACAGCACAGTCCCTAAGCAAGGGAGTAGCACAGGCAACCAATCCAGTAGAGCTGGCTGCTACCTAGAAGGGAGGGCATTCTCTGTCTCGAATCCCTTAAGGAGCTAGAGCACAAACCAGGCAGAGAGATGATTGAATGGAAAAACGGCTTAAAcactataaaaacatttatatttttctcttatgaaaaATACACTTTGCATGTACCAAAGAATTAACTATAAGAAAGaataccacaaatttagtggcacAATTTCTTGTCCATCTATGGACCTCTAAAACTAAAGAAGCAGGTTATTTGCTCCCAAAACACAATGGCGGTACAAGCATAGAGTAACAGTTCTATGGCATATCTGTCAAAAAGGGAGAACATGGAAGAAAAAGGATTCGCCAATCCCAAGAAATTTTGAAATCCAGTCGGGCAAATTCCACTGGGTCTAAAGGTCTGGAAACAATACTCTGTGGCTTAAGTTGTCTTGAACAGGATATTAGTAAAAATATGGATATTAACAACTCTGCTTGTGAGGACTCAAGAAAATGAGCGtggtaaagaaaatatatcaccggggcacctgggtggctcagtcgttaagcgtctgccttcggctcaggtcatgatcacggggtcctgggatcgagccccacatcaggctccctgctcagcgggaagcctgcttctccctctcccactccccctgcttgtgttgcctctctcgctgtgtctctctctgtcaaataaataaataaaatctttaaaaaaaaaatttaaaaaaaaatatatcacctTAGAGAATACCTGCATGGTCATAAGCAGACTGTTGGTGGAAACACACATGTGAAAGGGGGTTAAAGTGGATAAAAGGTAGGTTGATGACAGGTACGGGTGTGGGGTTTAGTTATGAGATTGAGGTGCTGGTAGAATGCGAGGATGCCCATCAGAAAATAGTCTAACAAAATAGTCTTCAACATCTACTGCCCATAGTATTTTAGTAAATGAGGGCAAAGGAATATAAGATCAAATTCTATACATAAACTTCAGAAGTTGCCCTTCCTGGTTGCAGGAAATAACACTTGTATATTCAGATATCGTAAACTTCAGAAGTTGCCCTTCCTGGTTGCAGGAAATAACACTTGTATATTCAGATATCGCATAGCTCAATTCAGTTGAAAACTCAACAGTTATTTTCTCAAAGGCCTATAATGTTGAAAGACTTTTAGCTTGAACCACATAAATGACTGGAAAAACACAATAGGTCTAAACcaagagatttatttttgtttgccaaactattacattttcaaattttctagggACTAGAGTAAAAGCTAGCATTTACAGCTGTTATCATTACATAATTGAAACATAGCAGAATCCAAGGGTTTGCAAGTCTCTTTTTAACAGTGGTACTAACTTATAAATTCAGTAAGAGTGCCGGGCTTAAATGCTGTGCCCAGCAGGAAATCTGGAATAATTGGTCCTGTTCTGTACAGACTTTATGGGAGTCTTTTAATGATTGTTGAACATCTTTGACTAAGCACTAGAGAGGAGAGTTGTCATTCTTCTGCCAACTGCTGCATTGTTCGAGGATTTGCTTCTTTATGTCAGAGATTCTCTCAGAGAGGGGGGGCAAATTGGGGTCCTGAGTCATCTCTGTAAGAAACATgggttcaggggtgcctgggtggctcagtcgttaagcgtctgccttcggctcaggtcaggatcccagggtcctgggtggaagcaggaagcagggtggaagcctgcttctcgctctcccactccccctgcttgtgttcctgctctcgctatctctctctctgtcaaataaataaataaaatctttaaaaaaaaaaaaaaaaaaacatgggttCAGCTAGGGCATGAATTTTATTcattatgagagagagcacgagcagggggaggggcagacagaaggagaagcagacttcctgctgagctgggagcccaacacaggctggatcccaggacccggagatcatgacctgagctgaaatcaaaaactaaaaataataaaaaatatttgacaagagtcggatgtttaaccaactgagccacacaggcgcccctatttatgaaaatattaaaaagccaaCAATGTTATGATTTCACCAACTTTAACTATATtcgttaaaagaaagaaaacaacctttaaacacaaagaaatagtgTCTATTTGCTATTGTAGTTCTtaagtgtattttaaaagcacaaataatTCTGCAGTCTAAAATTCCAACTCCAAAAGCAAAGATGGAATTGACAAAATGTACTCTTATGCAAAGAATTGCCCATTTATCACCATTTGGGGaaaatgggtgtgtgtgtatgttgtgttTATTGGTATACCCATAATACACATGGTTGACTCATATACAAAAGGCTAAAATGGAAAAGGTCAAGCTTTGAAAATTATTCCTAGAAAATGGTTTTATCCAGGCAAATTTGTATGTGagtatctatatattttatataccataAGATTGAATATGAACATAAGactgcttttttttcatttctgttcataGAGGTCTTTTAgtacattttttctttagaaCATTCTCAGAAACAATTGAAGTACAAAGCTAAAGCAAGAGTATTTCTATATATAACACACAGTATAGTTAAAATCATCATACCAGCTCTTTTAAAATCTCATTGCTGTGGATAGCTTCCCCTAATTCTTCCATCGTCAATTCTTGTTTGGGTTTTTCAGCACTTTTCCTACACGGCAAATTTTCCTCATGTGAATTTTGAACAGTAGGTCCCTGGGCTAACTGATGAGATGTATTTATAATCACATTGTCTTTAGCTCTTAGGGTGTAGGTTTCCTTGGGTTTTGCTCTTTTTTGGCAGAGCTGGAGGTGAAAAGCATCTTGGAACGCACGGTGAAAATTCTCATTGAAGAAACCATAAATGATGGGATTGACGCTGCTGTTGCAAAAGGCCAGCCAGTGTGCAAAAGGGTAGATGTAGATGTTGATGACCCGCAGTTCATTGAGACAGGTCAGTGTAGTCTGAGAGCATCATCAGTGTCCACAGAGGCAGCCAGGAGAGAATAAAAAGCAGGGCCACGATCAGGAGCATTTTAATGACCTTCTGCTTCTTCTTCGACACCATGTGCCACTGTTCCTGGTTCCGTTTGTCTGTGTGGGGGGGCTGTCATCTTGAAGAGTGAAATTCCAATCCTTCCATACATGATGACAATGAGGGACAGGGGAACCAGGTAGATGTTGGCAAACAGCACAGTGGTGTAGATCTTCCTCATTTCCTGATTTGGCCAGTCTTCCCGGCACCAGTAGACTGGACTGGTTTTATTCTGGGAGCTGAGTCTCACTtggtaatatttttcttcttgtacaTGTAACATTATTGCAGATGGGGACATAATGGCAATGGCCAGGACCCAAATGATCACAGTAATGACAAATGCTGTCTTGATAGTGAGCTTTGGTTTAAAAGGGTAGACAATGCACCGGAACCTGCAGTTAAAGGCAAGTATCAGTGGAGCACTGCCTTATACCTTCTGACCAAGTTGtgaattaaatttaattctcCCACTCATGTTCCCCTCAAAAACATAGTTACCATTAGCAATAGAGAAGCATGCATTGATATTTTTTGTGAGTGATACAAATTTCAACTCAAAATATGAATAAGTTGAGTATCAGACACTATATTAGTCACTATTAGTAATAGGTGACTGTGGTAACTAGCAGATATTGAACATGAATATTTAGTATTCTGTTCCAGACTCTTTTTAAACTTCCCCACTTAAAAGATGGCAAAATAGgcttagaaaaagtaaaaaaatcttgCCCACAACTACACATAATTTTAACGCAGGTagtttggctccagagtccataTTGTTAAACTCTCCTTCATGACCTTCTGTGCTCCCTTCCCATGTCATCTTTGTGCTTGGCCAATTGAACATTAGCAAGCATGACATAAATAGAAGCCTGAGTGATGACACAGAGGCACCCAACCAAACCATAGAATCATGACAAATGTTTAAGCATTTTTGTTTCAGGCCACTAAGTGTTTTGGTGCTTGATTCACAGCTATAACAGTCTGAGAGTTTCCATTACGAGTTCTTATTACATGCCTTCCAGAAGTTCTATGTCCTCTGATGAGCATGGAAATTCAATGTCAGTACATAGCATAACCCTGATTTCATTTAACTGCAATTTTGCTACTGCGAGTCTTGGCATTATTCATACTCACTATGATAGTTATACCATATACATctatataatactatatttttcaaagtactaTCACCTATTTAATCTTTCGTTTTTGTAATGactctgtaaagtggaaatatgaaaattattactTTCCAGATctgcagataagaaaacaaagcttTTAGTGGCTCAGCAGCAACTCCATATTAATTTATCTGACATCTCTTCATATACTAATTAACTTGAACATTGCTTGCTCTGTTGTCCTTTATTTCATGTG
It encodes:
- the NPFFR2 gene encoding LOW QUALITY PROTEIN: neuropeptide FF receptor 2 (The sequence of the model RefSeq protein was modified relative to this genomic sequence to represent the inferred CDS: inserted 2 bases in 1 codon; deleted 1 base in 1 codon); the protein is MSERWDSNSSENWHDIWSVNDTKYHLYSDINITYVNYYLHQPQVAAIFIISYFLIFFLCMVGNTVVCFTVMRNKHMHTVTNLFILNLAISDLLVGIFCMPITLLDNIIAGWPFGSTMCKISGFIQGISVAASVFTLVAIAVDRFRCIVYPFKPKLTIKTAFVITVIIWVLAIAIMSPSAIMLHVQEEKYYQVRLSSQNKTSPVYWCREDWPNQEMRKIYTTVLFANIYLVPLSLIVIMYGRIGISLFKMQPPHTDKRNQEQWHMVSKKKQKVIKMLLIVALLFILSWLPLWTLMMLSDYTDLSXNELRVINIYIYPFAHWLAFCNSSVNPIIYGFFNENFHRAFQDAFHLQLCQKRAKPKETYTLRAKDNVIINTSHQLAQGPTVQNSHEENLPCRKSAEKPKQELTMEELGEAIHSNEILKELV